A genome region from Baekduia alba includes the following:
- a CDS encoding potassium channel family protein → MYVIIAGGGKVGWNLARELIAKGNEVTLIESERTRYLTIEQELEHAVQYGDATELWVLERAGIQRADLAIAVTGDDEDNLLICQMAKEKYLCERIIARVNNPRNRSWFELLGIQPAVSATDLILRLIEHEVPSYGLVHLLDLRDEQLEIIEVEVTDSSPAAGRAVQDMHLPDGALIISLLRAGRGFVPKADTTIEAGDEVLLVLDPGLEDAITAQFAPGTLDAA, encoded by the coding sequence ATGTACGTGATCATCGCCGGCGGCGGCAAGGTGGGCTGGAACCTCGCCCGCGAGCTCATCGCCAAGGGCAACGAGGTGACGCTCATCGAAAGCGAGCGCACGCGCTACCTGACCATCGAGCAGGAGCTCGAGCACGCCGTCCAGTACGGCGACGCGACCGAGCTGTGGGTCCTGGAGCGCGCGGGCATCCAGCGCGCCGACCTGGCCATCGCCGTGACCGGCGACGACGAGGACAACCTCCTCATCTGCCAGATGGCCAAGGAGAAGTACCTCTGCGAGCGCATCATCGCCCGCGTCAACAACCCGCGCAACCGCTCCTGGTTCGAGCTGCTCGGGATCCAGCCCGCCGTCAGCGCGACCGACCTGATCCTGCGCCTGATCGAGCACGAGGTCCCGTCCTACGGCCTCGTCCACCTGCTCGACCTCCGCGACGAGCAGCTGGAGATCATCGAGGTCGAGGTGACCGACAGCTCACCCGCCGCGGGCCGCGCGGTGCAGGACATGCACCTGCCCGACGGCGCGCTGATCATCTCCCTCTTGCGCGCCGGCCGCGGCTTCGTCCCGAAGGCCGACACGACCATCGAGGCCGGCGACGAGGTGCTCCTCGTCCTCGATCCGGGCCTCGAGGACGCGATCACGGCGCAGTTCGCGCCGGGGACGCTCGACGCGGCCTAG
- a CDS encoding KTSC domain-containing protein, protein MLPNGWQTCDSTAVEAFRFDRERSILHLLFVEGRVVYDYPCTPALFENFLRAPSKGRFVNETLRPYAQLRGSSPRPRRLTSWS, encoded by the coding sequence GTGCTCCCGAACGGCTGGCAGACCTGCGACTCCACGGCCGTCGAGGCGTTCCGGTTCGATCGCGAGCGCAGCATCCTGCACCTGCTCTTCGTCGAGGGTCGCGTCGTCTACGACTACCCCTGCACACCGGCGCTGTTCGAGAACTTCCTCCGCGCGCCGTCCAAGGGCCGCTTCGTGAACGAGACGCTGCGCCCCTACGCGCAGCTGCGAGGGTCGTCGCCACGCCCACGACGCCTCACGAGCTGGTCGTGA
- a CDS encoding potassium channel family protein codes for MFILIVGAGRVGSSVARSALAAGHTVSVLDEDPLSHERLEVGMDRTWEEAGGRFTVGHGMEVDALTEAGIHEADVFIASTDGDNTNLTISQIAQKHYEVEKVIVRVMDPARAAWYREQGLHTICPTQHAIEMFTSALGAIG; via the coding sequence ATGTTCATCCTCATCGTCGGCGCGGGACGCGTCGGCTCCTCCGTAGCTCGGTCCGCGTTGGCCGCGGGTCACACCGTCTCCGTCCTCGACGAGGACCCGCTCTCGCACGAGCGCCTCGAAGTGGGGATGGACCGCACGTGGGAGGAGGCCGGCGGCCGCTTCACGGTCGGGCACGGCATGGAGGTCGACGCGTTGACCGAGGCCGGCATCCACGAGGCCGACGTCTTCATCGCCTCGACCGACGGCGACAACACCAACCTCACGATCTCGCAGATCGCCCAGAAGCACTACGAGGTCGAGAAGGTGATCGTCCGGGTCATGGATCCAGCGCGAGCCGCCTGGTACCGCGAGCAGGGTCTGCACACGATCTGCCCGACGCAGCACGCGATCGAGATGTTCACCTCGGCGCTCGGCGCGATCGGCTAG
- a CDS encoding ABC transporter ATP-binding protein, whose amino-acid sequence MAIFRRLLGFLAPYRRGVVLSGLLAGAAMIMTVLIPWLTGSAIDHIRSGDSSDLNRIGILIGLAGLARLLLTVGRRLVAGRVSLGVEYDLRQRLYSHLLSLELGFFDRQQTGQLMSRATVDLAAVRFFLGYGLVFIMQAGLTIVLAAIAMLLVDPLLAVISLAPVPFVVLIASRYGRRARPAQQAVQQRIAELTADAEESIGGVRVVKAFAREDRQLERFAGSTARVFDQEMIATRLSAYYQPLIGFLPQIGLACVLLIGGRRVIAGNMTLGDFTAFYAYLLMLLIPMRQLGMTLGLAQRATASGARLFQILDREPAITAPPDAEPLPAGNGHVELRGVSFAYESAQGPSLRDVSLDVPAGTTVALVGATGSGKTTLVQLLGRLYDVDAGAILIDGADVRDVDPVQLHHALAVVDDAPFLFSTTIADNIAYARGGADAVAREDIELAARRAQADGFISALPDGYDTRVGERGLTLSGGQRQRVAIARALLADPRILVLDDATSAVDASTEQQIKEALREVMAGRTTFVIAHRLSTIALADVIVVVEDGEIVAQGTHDELLEVSALYAEIVEKGLPDQVFLNQNDPEREVAGL is encoded by the coding sequence TTGGCCATCTTCCGCAGACTCCTCGGCTTCCTGGCGCCCTACCGGCGCGGCGTCGTGCTGTCCGGGTTGCTGGCCGGTGCGGCGATGATCATGACCGTGCTGATCCCGTGGCTCACGGGCAGCGCGATCGACCACATCCGCAGCGGCGACTCCAGCGACCTCAATCGCATCGGCATCCTGATCGGCCTCGCCGGCCTGGCCCGGCTCCTGCTGACCGTCGGGCGCCGCTTGGTCGCCGGCCGCGTGTCGCTCGGCGTCGAGTACGACCTGCGCCAGCGGCTGTACTCGCACCTGCTCTCGCTCGAGCTCGGCTTCTTCGACCGCCAGCAGACCGGCCAGCTGATGTCGCGCGCGACCGTCGACCTCGCGGCCGTCCGGTTCTTCCTCGGCTACGGCCTCGTCTTCATCATGCAGGCGGGGCTGACGATCGTGCTCGCCGCGATCGCGATGCTGCTCGTCGACCCGCTGCTGGCCGTGATCTCGCTCGCGCCGGTGCCGTTCGTGGTGCTGATCGCCTCGCGCTACGGGCGCCGGGCGCGCCCCGCCCAGCAGGCCGTGCAGCAGCGGATCGCGGAGCTGACCGCCGACGCCGAGGAGTCGATCGGCGGCGTGCGCGTCGTGAAGGCCTTCGCGCGCGAGGACCGCCAGCTCGAGCGCTTCGCCGGCTCCACCGCGCGCGTCTTCGACCAGGAGATGATCGCGACCCGGCTGTCGGCCTACTACCAGCCGCTGATCGGCTTCCTCCCCCAGATCGGCCTCGCCTGCGTGCTGCTGATCGGCGGGCGCCGCGTCATCGCCGGGAACATGACGCTCGGCGACTTCACCGCGTTCTACGCCTACCTGCTGATGCTGCTGATCCCGATGCGCCAGCTCGGGATGACGCTGGGCCTGGCCCAGCGCGCGACCGCCTCGGGCGCGCGGCTGTTCCAGATCCTCGATCGCGAGCCGGCGATCACGGCGCCGCCGGACGCCGAGCCGCTGCCCGCGGGCAACGGCCACGTCGAGCTGCGTGGCGTCTCGTTCGCCTACGAGAGCGCCCAGGGCCCGTCGCTGCGCGACGTCTCGCTCGACGTCCCGGCCGGGACGACCGTCGCGCTGGTCGGCGCGACCGGCTCGGGCAAGACGACGCTCGTCCAGCTGCTGGGCCGCCTGTACGACGTCGACGCGGGCGCGATCCTGATCGATGGCGCGGACGTGCGCGACGTCGACCCGGTGCAGCTGCACCACGCGCTGGCGGTCGTCGACGACGCGCCGTTCCTCTTCTCCACCACCATCGCCGACAACATCGCCTACGCGCGCGGCGGCGCCGACGCCGTGGCGCGCGAGGACATCGAGCTGGCCGCGCGGCGCGCGCAGGCCGACGGCTTCATCAGCGCGCTGCCCGACGGCTACGACACCCGCGTCGGCGAGCGCGGGCTCACGCTCTCCGGCGGCCAGCGCCAGCGCGTCGCGATCGCCCGCGCGCTGCTGGCCGACCCGCGGATCCTGGTCCTCGACGACGCCACCTCGGCGGTCGACGCCTCGACCGAGCAGCAGATCAAGGAGGCGCTGCGCGAGGTGATGGCCGGGCGCACGACGTTCGTCATCGCCCACCGCCTGTCGACGATCGCGCTGGCCGACGTCATCGTCGTCGTCGAGGACGGCGAGATCGTCGCGCAGGGCACGCACGACGAGCTGCTCGAGGTCTCAGCGCTCTACGCCGAGATCGTGGAGAAGGGCCTCCCCGACCAGGTCTTCCTCAACCAGAACGACCCCGAGCGCGAGGTGGCGGGCCTGTGA
- a CDS encoding amino acid permease, with the protein MLGKGLGQPALFAIIYTAVASSIYFSLGVVADHALGLTPLVFLIAGLFFALAAMTYVEGASLHPERAGSTVFARYGFNELVSFIAGWAILLDYIILIAVTAFSATNYMAAFWGDLGHGSTEVILALGIVLYVAARNIRGFSKTRVNRIGALVIADIGLQLLLIVVGLATFFNWDNLVNPIQLGVYPKWSDVIFALGVATVVFTGLESAAGLSGEVTASRASLKRLIGSASLVVIVVYVGIGLVAMTAFPVAGNATGLSRYYLEAPVLGIAEAFDTQWLSDFFKYTIAIAATATLIAAANSAMLGLSRLAYSLSRNRQIPSALGRLHPTRSTPFVLIIIAAVIAGALIMPEDLDFLVGIYAFGALLGLTIAHLSIISLRYREPDRERFYSVPLSVPFRGGSLPLPAVVGAVLSAAAWISVVITHAGARYVGFGWMAFGLVTYVTYRRTQGKSILKRVQVPEAALKLERDELQYGSILVPLTGTPLDDDMIQTAGRLAGEETDPGLDHAGSTIEALWIFEVPMALPIDARLPDTQLERARAALRRAKAVGEEYEGVEVATATVRARRAGAAIVDEARRRGVQAIVMAAEEPSRIRGGALLGGRGGPMDNFVGDATKYVVSKAGCEVILTAPPSSDVGVAAAIDSEQHPTPATATDQSISAAPPLRERPPAP; encoded by the coding sequence GTGCTCGGCAAGGGGCTCGGCCAGCCGGCGCTGTTCGCGATCATCTACACGGCGGTCGCGTCGTCGATCTACTTCTCGCTCGGCGTCGTCGCCGACCACGCCCTCGGGCTCACGCCGCTGGTCTTCCTCATCGCCGGCCTGTTCTTCGCGCTGGCGGCGATGACCTACGTCGAGGGTGCGTCGCTGCACCCGGAGCGCGCCGGGTCGACGGTCTTCGCCCGCTACGGCTTCAACGAGCTGGTGAGCTTCATCGCCGGCTGGGCGATCCTGCTCGACTACATCATCCTGATCGCGGTCACCGCGTTCTCGGCGACGAACTACATGGCCGCCTTCTGGGGCGACCTCGGGCACGGGTCGACCGAGGTGATCCTCGCGCTGGGGATCGTCCTCTACGTCGCGGCGCGCAACATCCGCGGCTTCTCCAAGACGCGCGTCAACCGCATCGGCGCGCTGGTCATCGCCGACATCGGGCTGCAGCTGCTGCTGATCGTCGTCGGCCTGGCGACGTTCTTCAACTGGGACAACCTGGTCAACCCGATCCAGCTCGGCGTCTACCCGAAGTGGAGCGACGTCATCTTCGCCCTCGGCGTGGCGACCGTCGTCTTCACCGGGCTGGAGTCCGCGGCGGGGCTCAGCGGCGAGGTCACGGCGAGCCGGGCGTCGTTGAAGCGCCTGATCGGCAGCGCGTCGCTGGTCGTGATCGTGGTCTACGTCGGCATCGGCCTCGTGGCGATGACGGCGTTCCCGGTCGCCGGCAACGCGACCGGCCTGTCGCGCTACTACCTCGAGGCGCCGGTGCTCGGCATCGCCGAGGCGTTCGACACGCAATGGCTGTCGGACTTCTTCAAGTACACGATCGCGATCGCGGCGACCGCGACGCTGATCGCCGCCGCCAACTCGGCGATGTTGGGGTTGTCGCGGCTGGCCTACTCGCTGTCGCGCAACCGCCAGATCCCCAGCGCGCTGGGGCGGCTGCACCCGACGCGGTCCACGCCGTTCGTCCTGATCATCATCGCCGCGGTGATCGCGGGCGCGCTGATCATGCCCGAGGACCTCGACTTCCTCGTCGGCATCTACGCGTTCGGCGCGCTGCTGGGGCTGACGATCGCGCACCTGTCGATCATCTCGCTGCGCTACCGCGAGCCCGACCGCGAGCGCTTCTACAGCGTCCCGCTCTCGGTGCCCTTCCGCGGCGGCTCGCTGCCGCTGCCGGCGGTCGTCGGCGCGGTGCTGAGCGCGGCGGCGTGGATCAGCGTCGTCATCACCCACGCGGGCGCCCGCTACGTCGGGTTCGGCTGGATGGCCTTCGGCCTGGTGACCTACGTCACGTACCGGCGGACGCAGGGCAAGTCGATCCTCAAGCGCGTGCAGGTCCCGGAGGCGGCGCTGAAGCTCGAGCGCGACGAGCTGCAGTACGGCTCGATCCTCGTGCCGCTGACCGGCACGCCGCTGGACGACGACATGATCCAGACCGCGGGCCGCCTCGCCGGCGAGGAGACCGATCCGGGCCTGGACCACGCGGGCTCGACGATCGAGGCGCTGTGGATCTTCGAGGTCCCGATGGCGCTGCCGATCGACGCGCGGCTGCCCGACACCCAGCTCGAGCGCGCGCGGGCGGCGCTGCGGCGCGCGAAGGCCGTGGGGGAGGAGTACGAGGGCGTCGAGGTCGCGACCGCGACCGTGCGCGCGCGACGGGCCGGCGCGGCGATCGTCGACGAGGCGCGCAGGCGCGGCGTCCAGGCGATCGTCATGGCGGCCGAGGAGCCGTCGCGGATCCGCGGCGGCGCGCTGCTGGGCGGCCGCGGCGGGCCGATGGACAACTTCGTGGGGGACGCCACCAAGTACGTGGTGTCCAAGGCCGGCTGCGAGGTCATCCTGACCGCGCCGCCGTCCAGCGACGTCGGCGTCGCCGCCGCCATCGACTCCGAGCAGCACCCGACGCCCGCGACGGCGACCGACCAGAGCATCAGCGCCGCGCCGCCGCTGCGCGAGCGCCCGCCGGCGCCCTAG
- a CDS encoding type II toxin-antitoxin system PemK/MazF family toxin, translating into MNGADSRTSGGARAVVRGGIYWVGASASAGSVPGVAHPHLVVQDDVFNRSRVHTVIVCALTSNLKRANEPGNVLLDAGEGDLPKQSVVVVSQVSSIEKDDLGEYLGAVSDRRVDQVVAGMRFQQASYFDGRR; encoded by the coding sequence ATGAACGGCGCTGATTCACGGACCTCCGGTGGGGCTCGAGCGGTGGTCCGAGGCGGCATCTACTGGGTCGGCGCGAGTGCCTCTGCCGGGTCGGTGCCTGGGGTCGCCCATCCGCATCTGGTGGTCCAGGACGACGTGTTCAACCGCTCTCGCGTGCACACCGTGATCGTCTGCGCGCTGACGTCGAACCTGAAGCGAGCGAACGAGCCGGGGAACGTGCTGCTCGACGCCGGAGAGGGAGATCTGCCCAAGCAGAGCGTCGTGGTCGTGTCGCAGGTGTCGTCGATCGAGAAGGATGACCTCGGCGAGTACCTGGGCGCGGTCTCGGACCGTCGCGTCGATCAGGTCGTCGCCGGCATGCGCTTCCAGCAGGCGTCCTACTTCGACGGACGCCGCTAG
- a CDS encoding ABC transporter ATP-binding protein — protein sequence MRAEQAEGLSRRDDLRRRLRATSGRGRKLRGIVELLRPYRSRTALMMVALVVGTAAALAPAPLAKSAIDRGITQGDTAALTVIVILFVISALIVWGTSYVQTYLTNWVGQRALQDLRLDIFRHLQEMPVSFYERRPAGVLISRLTNDVEALEQMVTDAVTTLFQATLTLVGSIVILLVFDVELALLTFIIFPIMAVGSFAFRLASADAFGRTRETIGALTAYLQESLSGIRVLKSFAQEPRHTGRFAALNAENRAANMTTVNLNAAYFPAVEWVSSVATVGILLYGGHQVLDGDVTVGVLVGFIAALNGFFDPISQLSQVYTTYQSGMAALDKIFNLLDEQPDLVDKPGAVELPRPLRGDVSFEDVTFAYSTAEGTKTALEDVTLHVPPGQTVALVGATGAGKSTFAKLAARFYDPTSGAIKVDGHDVRDVTMQSLRSQMGIVPQEGFLFSGTLRDNIAFGLAEGKAVDDADLERACRAVGAWDFMMRLEHGLDTQIGERGVQLSAGQRQLVAFARALVADPRILVLDEATSNVDLRTETIIEDGLRRLLSGRTAIVIAHRLSTIRQAGRIVVLEGGRIVESGTHDELLAAEGRYWRLYRDWAEQAAA from the coding sequence GTGAGAGCCGAGCAGGCCGAGGGCCTGAGCCGCCGCGACGACCTGCGCCGTCGCCTGCGCGCCACCAGCGGCCGCGGCCGCAAGCTGCGCGGGATCGTCGAGCTGCTGCGCCCCTACCGCTCGCGCACCGCGCTGATGATGGTGGCCTTGGTCGTCGGCACCGCCGCGGCGCTCGCCCCCGCGCCGCTGGCCAAGTCGGCCATCGACCGCGGCATCACCCAGGGCGACACGGCCGCGCTGACGGTCATCGTGATCCTGTTCGTCATCAGCGCGCTGATCGTGTGGGGCACGTCCTACGTGCAGACCTACCTGACCAACTGGGTCGGCCAGCGCGCGCTGCAGGACCTGCGCCTGGACATCTTCCGCCACCTCCAGGAGATGCCGGTCAGCTTCTACGAGCGCCGCCCGGCGGGCGTGCTGATCTCGCGGTTGACCAACGACGTCGAGGCGCTGGAGCAGATGGTCACCGACGCGGTGACGACGCTGTTCCAGGCGACGCTGACGCTCGTCGGGTCGATCGTGATCCTGCTCGTCTTCGACGTCGAGCTCGCGCTGCTCACGTTCATCATCTTCCCGATCATGGCCGTCGGCTCGTTCGCGTTCCGGCTCGCCTCGGCCGACGCGTTCGGCCGCACACGCGAGACCATCGGCGCGCTGACCGCCTACCTGCAGGAGTCGCTGTCGGGCATCCGCGTGTTGAAGTCCTTTGCGCAGGAGCCGCGGCACACCGGGCGCTTCGCGGCGCTCAACGCCGAGAACCGCGCGGCGAACATGACCACGGTCAACCTCAACGCCGCGTACTTCCCGGCGGTCGAGTGGGTGTCCTCGGTCGCGACGGTCGGCATCCTGCTCTACGGCGGCCACCAGGTGCTCGACGGCGACGTGACCGTCGGCGTGCTCGTCGGCTTCATCGCGGCGCTCAACGGGTTCTTCGACCCGATCTCGCAGCTGTCGCAGGTCTACACGACCTACCAGTCCGGCATGGCCGCGCTGGACAAGATCTTCAACCTGCTCGACGAGCAGCCCGACCTCGTCGACAAGCCGGGCGCGGTCGAGCTGCCGCGGCCGCTGCGCGGCGACGTCTCCTTCGAGGACGTCACGTTCGCCTACTCGACCGCGGAGGGCACGAAGACCGCGCTGGAGGACGTCACGCTGCACGTCCCGCCGGGGCAGACCGTCGCGCTGGTCGGCGCGACGGGCGCCGGCAAGTCGACCTTCGCCAAGCTCGCGGCGCGGTTCTACGACCCGACGAGCGGCGCGATCAAGGTCGACGGCCACGACGTGCGCGACGTCACGATGCAGTCGCTGCGCTCGCAGATGGGCATCGTGCCGCAGGAGGGCTTCCTGTTCAGCGGGACGTTGCGCGACAACATCGCGTTCGGCCTCGCCGAGGGCAAGGCGGTGGACGACGCCGACCTGGAGCGCGCGTGCCGCGCGGTCGGCGCCTGGGACTTCATGATGCGGTTGGAGCACGGGCTCGACACGCAGATCGGCGAGCGCGGCGTCCAGCTGTCGGCCGGCCAGCGCCAGCTCGTGGCCTTCGCCCGCGCGCTGGTCGCCGACCCGCGGATCCTCGTGCTCGACGAGGCGACGTCGAACGTCGACCTGCGCACCGAGACGATCATCGAGGACGGTTTGCGCCGCCTGCTGTCCGGCCGCACCGCGATCGTGATCGCGCACCGCCTGTCGACGATCCGCCAGGCCGGGCGCATCGTCGTGCTCGAGGGCGGGCGGATCGTCGAGTCCGGCACCCACGACGAGCTGCTGGCCGCCGAGGGGCGCTACTGGCGGCTGTACCGCGACTGGGCCGAGCAGGCCGCGGCCTAG